A part of Desulfomicrobium baculatum DSM 4028 genomic DNA contains:
- a CDS encoding HD domain-containing protein, whose protein sequence is MASIRKGLLQLVFSGSFMKRWNDKMRPMELVEVDKQAHKMIVAWLLFELNSQNLSAGERGALGEDIVRGGIYDYLYRLVITDIKPPIFYQIKSNPAHYQKLTAWVLNELQPRVQPLGKDFWDGMKDHFERQVSGDASLASRILDAAHLFASRWEFHLIRDMNKWDEEMDDIEDNFRRGLEAHLDLTGVRQLIEGPSTRLGKFAFMCGQLRFQKRWSQTPRIPETSVLGHMFIVACLAYFFSIAVGACPVRRKNNFYAGLFHDIPELLTRDIISPVKSSVQGIGDLIREYEGRELERRLFSILDRSVYGGLVDRLEYFLGIEVGSEFESTIMRNGRAEIVSWDQLQGPYNRDEFCPKDGRMLKVCDHLAAFLEAYTALSNGITNAHLQQASWRIRTLYQNQSLTEELHIGALLADFD, encoded by the coding sequence GTGGCCAGTATACGCAAGGGTCTGCTTCAGCTTGTCTTTTCCGGGAGTTTCATGAAACGCTGGAACGACAAGATGCGCCCTATGGAACTTGTGGAGGTCGACAAGCAGGCCCACAAGATGATCGTCGCATGGCTCCTTTTCGAGCTCAACTCCCAGAATCTTTCGGCGGGCGAACGCGGTGCCCTTGGCGAGGACATCGTGCGCGGAGGGATCTACGATTATCTCTACCGCCTGGTCATTACCGATATAAAGCCGCCCATCTTCTACCAGATCAAGTCCAACCCGGCCCATTATCAGAAACTCACGGCCTGGGTTCTCAATGAATTGCAGCCGCGTGTCCAGCCGCTGGGCAAGGACTTCTGGGACGGCATGAAGGATCATTTCGAGCGGCAGGTCAGCGGCGACGCGAGCTTGGCCTCGCGCATCCTCGACGCCGCGCATCTTTTCGCCAGCAGATGGGAATTCCATCTCATCCGGGACATGAACAAATGGGATGAGGAAATGGACGACATCGAGGACAACTTCAGACGCGGTCTGGAGGCGCATCTGGATCTGACCGGCGTACGTCAGTTGATCGAGGGGCCGAGCACCCGGCTCGGCAAGTTCGCCTTCATGTGCGGACAGCTCAGGTTCCAGAAGCGATGGTCCCAGACCCCGCGCATCCCTGAGACTTCCGTTCTGGGGCACATGTTCATCGTGGCCTGCCTGGCCTATTTTTTCAGCATCGCCGTGGGCGCGTGTCCGGTGCGCAGAAAAAACAATTTCTATGCGGGACTTTTTCACGATATACCGGAGCTTCTGACCCGGGACATCATCTCTCCGGTCAAGAGTTCGGTCCAGGGCATCGGGGATCTGATCCGGGAATACGAAGGCCGGGAACTTGAGCGCCGCCTCTTTTCCATCCTCGACAGGTCGGTGTATGGGGGGCTTGTGGATCGGCTGGAATATTTTCTGGGCATTGAGGTCGGCTCGGAGTTCGAGTCCACCATCATGCGGAACGGCCGGGCTGAAATCGTGAGCTGGGACCAGCTGCAGGGGCCGTACAATCGGGATGAATTCTGTCCCAAGGATGGCCGGATGCTGAAAGTTTGCGATCACCTGGCCGCGTTTCTCGAAGCCTACACGGCCTTGTCCAACGGCATCACCAACGCCCATCTGCAACAGGCATCGTGGCGGATCAGGACATTGTACCAGAATCAGTCCCTGACCGAGGAACTGCACATCGGCGCGCTGCTGGCCGATTTTGATTGA
- a CDS encoding CBS domain-containing protein, which produces MMLRKRVWDIMREDFASVREDSTLSEAITALREIRSRQADTSFVLVFSKNDKFMGVLSMWNLIQGIGPCLLKGSVLDGNEVDWDSAFASACRSCSQVRISDCLQHDIPMLRPNDPLARVLEVFLDYRRGRAVVEEGGRIIGVVCMADLFKEISDSLMP; this is translated from the coding sequence ATGATGTTACGTAAACGGGTCTGGGATATCATGCGTGAGGATTTCGCCTCTGTCCGCGAGGATTCGACACTTTCCGAGGCCATCACGGCCTTGCGCGAAATCCGTTCCCGGCAGGCGGACACAAGCTTCGTGCTGGTCTTTTCGAAGAACGACAAATTCATGGGCGTTCTGTCCATGTGGAATCTGATCCAGGGCATCGGCCCCTGCCTGCTCAAAGGGTCGGTCCTCGACGGCAACGAGGTTGACTGGGACAGCGCCTTTGCCTCGGCCTGCCGCAGCTGCTCGCAGGTGCGCATCTCGGACTGCCTGCAGCATGACATCCCCATGCTAAGGCCCAACGACCCGCTGGCCAGGGTGCTTGAGGTCTTTCTCGACTACCGCCGTGGACGGGCCGTGGTCGAAGAGGGCGGGCGCATCATCGGCGTGGTCTGCATGGCCGATCTGTTCAAGGAAATCAGCGATTCGCTGATGCCGTAG
- a CDS encoding PAS domain S-box protein, whose translation MSCNKKDWRFAPCLLVGAVLVLFLQMVLASGALAAPEKIVVADDKDYPPYMFLDASGEPKGILVDIWQLWSRKTGIAVEFQLMEWNEALAAVRDGRADAVGGVARTPQREEMFELTTQIAVIPSAIFFHDQLGGIKDVKDLTGFSIGIVSGDAARDVVLSRHPQLRFATFPGAGDLVAAAISGEIKVFISDVPVARHYLARHEGGSDFRQAMELVSTDSMHGAVRKNNSELLHVVQGGFDQITESEISAIMNDWSGLPVHSALPWRMIIVGFCFLTAVLLGVFLWNFFLRRRVQNKTAELADSVREASAREEEYRLLVEHQTDLVVKVDVEGRFLYVSPAYCKTFGKTEDELLCSTFMPLIHADDLAATEEAMKALFVPPYTAHMEQRAMTVDGWRWLAWSDSAILGPGGEIEAIIGVGRDISERKQTEELLRQSEERFAKAFHSSPAPLIISDIATGRFIDVNARWVDMLGHAKEEQIGRTSKEVGIWADPRQRDEAIQILRKEGSFKEFPIEFLTKTGEIRSALWSAEIIILQDREVMLSLILDYTERKRAEEALRKSEKLYRSVIDNIHDVFYRTDAEGRLIMVSPSGVRLLAYEHAEEMLGRPNEEFWFAPAARQAFLERIQKDGFVADFEVVLKRKDGEPVLVATSSGLYRDEAGIVLGVEGIFRDITERKRTEERLRQSEDKFSRLFKLSPDAISLSDPQSGLLVEINDAYADLTGYGQAELIGKTSVELGLFVNPQSRRRVVEELERTGHVKNMEVEFRRKNGSHVLCSVSGQLMTIGQERFLLAVIRDVTELRRMQEMMIQSEKMVSVGGIAAGIAHEINNPLGIIVQTAQNLVQRTRPDFQKNIEVAESIGLDMALLERYMQARKILSFVQDMQAAALRAADIIRHMLDFSRRSESRRASCAVPAIVDRAVALAQNDYDLKKSFDFKRIRIVKEYAPDLAGAECTETELEQVFLNLLRNAAQAMSMDDSVPVDPMIVIRLSNVASGVRCEFEDNGPGMTAEVRRRVFEPFYTTKPPGIGTGLGLSVSYFIVTRGHGGKMWVESAPGAGTRFIIELPGNGLRSEGGQDENSA comes from the coding sequence ATGAGCTGCAATAAAAAGGACTGGAGATTCGCGCCCTGCCTCCTGGTGGGCGCAGTTCTCGTCCTCTTCCTTCAGATGGTTCTTGCCTCGGGCGCGCTGGCCGCTCCCGAGAAAATCGTCGTGGCGGACGACAAGGATTATCCACCATACATGTTTCTTGACGCCTCGGGCGAGCCCAAGGGGATTCTGGTTGACATCTGGCAATTGTGGAGCAGGAAGACCGGTATCGCCGTCGAGTTTCAACTCATGGAGTGGAATGAGGCCCTTGCCGCGGTGCGGGACGGACGGGCCGACGCGGTGGGCGGGGTGGCCCGTACGCCGCAGCGTGAGGAAATGTTCGAGCTGACGACGCAGATCGCCGTCATCCCATCGGCCATATTCTTTCACGACCAGCTCGGAGGAATCAAAGACGTCAAAGATCTCACCGGATTTTCGATAGGAATCGTCAGCGGGGATGCGGCCCGGGACGTGGTCCTGTCCCGTCATCCGCAATTGCGGTTCGCGACCTTTCCCGGTGCGGGTGATCTTGTCGCGGCGGCCATTTCAGGCGAGATCAAGGTGTTTATCTCGGACGTGCCCGTGGCGCGGCATTATCTGGCCCGGCATGAGGGCGGTTCCGATTTTCGCCAGGCCATGGAGCTCGTCTCGACGGATTCTATGCACGGGGCGGTTCGCAAGAATAACAGCGAACTTCTGCACGTCGTGCAGGGCGGATTCGACCAGATCACGGAGTCCGAAATCAGCGCCATCATGAACGATTGGTCGGGCCTGCCCGTACATTCCGCTTTGCCTTGGCGCATGATCATTGTCGGATTTTGTTTTTTGACTGCGGTACTGCTGGGCGTTTTTTTATGGAATTTCTTTCTGCGCAGACGGGTTCAGAATAAAACGGCCGAATTGGCCGACTCTGTGCGCGAGGCGAGCGCGCGCGAGGAAGAATACAGGCTTCTGGTGGAGCATCAGACCGATCTGGTGGTCAAGGTCGATGTGGAAGGCCGTTTTCTCTACGTGAGCCCTGCATATTGCAAGACTTTCGGGAAGACCGAAGACGAGTTGCTGTGTTCGACCTTCATGCCGCTTATTCATGCAGATGATCTGGCCGCGACCGAAGAGGCCATGAAGGCGCTTTTCGTCCCGCCGTACACGGCCCACATGGAACAGCGCGCCATGACCGTTGACGGCTGGCGCTGGTTGGCCTGGAGCGATTCAGCCATTCTGGGGCCCGGCGGAGAAATCGAGGCCATCATCGGTGTGGGTCGGGACATCTCCGAGCGCAAGCAGACCGAGGAACTGCTGCGCCAGAGCGAGGAGCGCTTCGCCAAGGCCTTCCACTCCAGTCCCGCGCCGCTGATCATCTCCGACATCGCCACCGGCCGCTTCATCGACGTCAATGCGCGCTGGGTGGACATGCTCGGCCACGCCAAGGAAGAGCAGATCGGCCGGACCTCCAAGGAGGTCGGTATCTGGGCCGATCCGCGCCAAAGGGACGAAGCCATACAGATTCTGCGCAAGGAAGGTTCCTTCAAGGAGTTTCCCATCGAGTTTCTGACCAAGACGGGAGAAATCCGTTCGGCCCTCTGGTCAGCCGAAATCATCATTCTTCAGGATCGGGAGGTCATGCTGTCCCTGATTCTCGACTACACGGAGAGAAAAAGGGCCGAAGAGGCCCTGCGCAAAAGCGAGAAATTGTATCGCTCCGTCATCGACAACATACACGACGTATTTTACCGCACCGACGCCGAGGGGCGTCTGATCATGGTCAGTCCTTCGGGAGTCCGCCTGCTCGCCTACGAGCACGCGGAGGAGATGCTCGGGAGACCCAACGAGGAATTCTGGTTTGCCCCTGCAGCCCGTCAGGCATTTTTGGAGCGCATCCAAAAGGACGGGTTTGTCGCGGATTTCGAGGTGGTGCTCAAACGAAAAGATGGCGAGCCCGTGCTCGTGGCCACGTCGAGCGGGCTTTATCGTGATGAGGCGGGGATCGTTCTCGGGGTGGAGGGGATTTTTCGCGACATCACCGAACGCAAGCGCACAGAGGAACGGCTGCGCCAGTCCGAGGACAAATTTTCTCGCCTCTTCAAACTGTCCCCGGACGCCATTTCCCTCTCGGACCCGCAGAGCGGTTTGCTGGTGGAGATAAATGACGCCTATGCCGACCTGACCGGATACGGGCAGGCGGAGCTTATCGGCAAGACTTCCGTGGAACTGGGCCTGTTCGTCAATCCGCAGAGCCGCAGGCGGGTGGTTGAAGAGCTTGAGCGCACCGGCCATGTCAAGAACATGGAGGTCGAATTCAGGCGCAAGAACGGCAGCCACGTGCTGTGCAGCGTTTCGGGCCAGCTCATGACCATCGGGCAGGAGCGTTTTCTTCTCGCCGTGATACGGGACGTGACGGAGTTGAGGCGCATGCAGGAGATGATGATCCAAAGTGAGAAGATGGTCTCGGTGGGCGGGATCGCGGCCGGGATCGCCCATGAGATCAACAACCCCTTGGGGATCATCGTGCAGACGGCGCAGAATCTGGTGCAGCGCACGCGGCCGGATTTTCAAAAGAATATCGAAGTGGCCGAGAGTATCGGCCTTGATATGGCCTTGCTGGAAAGATACATGCAGGCCCGCAAGATTCTGTCCTTTGTGCAGGACATGCAGGCTGCGGCGCTGCGGGCAGCGGACATTATCCGCCACATGCTCGATTTCAGCCGCCGCAGCGAATCCAGACGCGCCAGTTGCGCAGTGCCGGCAATTGTGGACCGCGCCGTTGCCCTGGCGCAAAACGACTATGACCTCAAAAAGAGCTTCGATTTCAAAAGAATCCGCATCGTCAAGGAGTATGCGCCGGATCTTGCGGGGGCCGAGTGCACGGAGACGGAACTCGAACAGGTGTTTTTGAATCTGTTGCGTAACGCGGCCCAGGCCATGAGCATGGATGATTCTGTGCCCGTCGATCCCATGATCGTAATCCGTTTGTCGAACGTGGCCTCGGGCGTGCGCTGCGAGTTCGAGGACAATGGCCCGGGCATGACGGCCGAGGTTCGCCGCAGGGTCTTCGAGCCGTTCTACACCACCAAGCCTCCGGGAATCGGGACCGGGCTCGGGCTTTCCGTGTCCTATTTCATCGTGACCCGAGGACACGGCGGCAAGATGTGGGTGGAGTCGGCTCCCGGCGCCGGGACCAGATTCATCATCGAACTGCCCGGCAACGGATTGCGAAGCGAAGGGGGGCAGGACGAAAATTCCGCATGA
- the lon gene encoding endopeptidase La: MSDKKTFSPEKEELQGENSDTASADSSVQEAEIPTTMPLLAVRDIVVFNYMILPLFVGRDKSVQAVDAALNGSRYIFISTQKDEGVDDPSPEDLYTTGTVAMIMRMLKMPDGRLKVLVQGLTRARITDFVQHDPFDMVNIQTIDELVVENPGPEEEALLRSVKEQSEKILTLRGIDAGEIMNVLNAVNEHGRLADLVASNLRMKSSEAQRILESHDPIERLNLVNSQLVKEVEVASMQAKIQSMAKEGMDKAQREYFLREQLKAIRRELGDKGGEGEEMEELRKTLNALGLPKKVKKEADKQLSRLESMHPDSSEATILRTYIDWLIDLPWKKTSKDRLDIKEAAKILHEDHYNLEKVKERILEYLSVRKLNPSMKGPILCFVGPPGVGKTSLGKSIARSLGRKFVRMSLGGMRDEAEIRGHRRTYIGAMPGRIIQSMKDAGTINPVIMLDEIDKLGNDFRGDPSSALLEVLDPEQNNSFTDHYLNVPYDLSKVMFICTANMLDTIPSALLDRMEVIRIPGYTEQEKTIIARRYLLTRQIKENGLTNDTLIISDAVLAEIIRGYTREAGLRNLEREIGSICRKYARRVAEGKKGPFRVTTSALIKLLGQPKFMDEERESSMPPGVALGLAWTPYGGEILHIECSLLPGKGKLILTGKLGEVMKESAQAALSYARTKSASLKLADDFFDTHDIHIHVPAGATPKDGPSAGVTLVTALMSAISNEPVASDVAMTGEITLRGRVMPVGGIKEKILAAVSHGVKKVLIPARNAHDLDEIPKELRKRITVKTVEAIDEIWPEVRSLKSE; the protein is encoded by the coding sequence ATGAGCGACAAAAAAACGTTTTCCCCGGAAAAAGAAGAACTTCAGGGCGAAAATTCAGATACAGCCAGCGCCGACAGCTCCGTCCAGGAAGCGGAAATCCCGACCACCATGCCTCTTCTGGCGGTCAGGGACATAGTTGTCTTCAATTACATGATCCTGCCCCTCTTTGTCGGACGCGATAAAAGCGTGCAGGCAGTGGACGCGGCCCTTAACGGCAGCCGGTACATCTTCATCAGCACGCAAAAAGACGAGGGCGTGGACGATCCCTCTCCCGAGGACCTCTACACCACCGGCACCGTGGCCATGATCATGCGCATGCTCAAAATGCCCGACGGCCGGCTGAAAGTCCTGGTCCAGGGTCTGACCCGGGCCAGAATCACTGATTTTGTGCAGCACGACCCCTTCGACATGGTCAACATCCAGACCATCGACGAACTTGTCGTCGAAAATCCCGGACCCGAAGAGGAAGCATTGCTGCGTTCGGTCAAGGAACAAAGCGAAAAAATCCTGACCCTGCGCGGCATCGATGCCGGCGAGATCATGAATGTGCTCAACGCCGTCAACGAGCATGGCCGCCTGGCCGACCTGGTCGCGTCCAACCTGCGCATGAAGTCCTCCGAGGCCCAACGCATCCTTGAGAGCCACGACCCCATCGAGCGACTGAACCTGGTCAACTCGCAACTGGTCAAGGAAGTGGAAGTGGCCTCCATGCAGGCCAAGATCCAGAGCATGGCCAAGGAAGGGATGGACAAGGCGCAGCGGGAATATTTCCTGCGCGAGCAACTCAAAGCCATCCGCCGCGAGCTTGGCGACAAGGGCGGCGAAGGCGAGGAGATGGAAGAGCTCAGAAAAACGCTGAACGCCCTCGGCCTGCCGAAAAAGGTGAAAAAAGAAGCGGACAAGCAGCTCTCGCGCCTGGAGTCCATGCACCCGGACAGCTCCGAGGCAACCATCCTGCGGACCTATATCGACTGGCTCATCGACCTGCCCTGGAAGAAAACATCCAAGGACCGGCTCGACATCAAGGAAGCCGCCAAGATCCTGCACGAGGACCATTACAACCTGGAGAAGGTCAAGGAGCGCATCCTCGAATACTTGAGCGTGCGCAAACTCAACCCGTCCATGAAGGGACCTATCCTGTGCTTCGTCGGCCCTCCCGGAGTGGGCAAGACGTCGCTGGGCAAATCCATCGCCCGCTCCCTGGGGCGCAAGTTCGTGCGCATGTCCCTGGGCGGAATGCGTGACGAGGCCGAAATCCGCGGCCACCGCCGCACCTACATCGGGGCCATGCCCGGCCGCATCATCCAGTCCATGAAGGACGCCGGAACGATCAACCCGGTCATCATGCTGGACGAGATCGACAAGCTCGGCAACGATTTCAGGGGCGATCCGTCCTCGGCCCTGCTGGAGGTGCTTGATCCGGAACAGAACAACTCCTTCACGGATCATTACCTGAACGTGCCCTACGACCTGTCCAAGGTCATGTTCATCTGCACGGCCAACATGCTTGATACCATCCCGTCGGCACTTCTGGACCGCATGGAGGTCATCCGCATCCCCGGCTACACGGAGCAGGAAAAGACCATTATCGCCAGGCGCTACCTGTTGACCCGGCAGATCAAGGAAAACGGCCTCACAAACGATACCCTGATCATCTCCGACGCCGTGCTGGCCGAGATCATCCGGGGCTATACGCGCGAGGCGGGCCTGCGCAACCTGGAACGGGAAATCGGGTCCATCTGCCGCAAATACGCGCGCCGGGTGGCCGAGGGCAAGAAGGGGCCATTCCGCGTGACCACGTCCGCGCTCATCAAGCTCCTGGGGCAGCCCAAATTCATGGATGAGGAGCGTGAAAGCTCCATGCCTCCGGGAGTGGCCCTGGGCCTGGCCTGGACGCCTTATGGCGGCGAGATCCTGCACATCGAGTGCAGCCTCTTGCCGGGCAAGGGCAAGCTCATCCTGACCGGAAAGCTCGGCGAGGTGATGAAGGAAAGCGCCCAGGCGGCCCTAAGCTATGCCCGCACCAAGAGCGCGAGCCTGAAACTTGCCGACGACTTCTTCGACACGCATGACATCCACATCCACGTCCCGGCCGGCGCCACGCCCAAGGACGGGCCGTCCGCCGGCGTGACCCTGGTCACGGCGCTGATGTCGGCCATCAGCAACGAGCCTGTGGCCTCGGACGTGGCCATGACCGGCGAGATCACCTTGCGCGGCAGGGTCATGCCCGTGGGCGGCATCAAGGAAAAAATCCTGGCGGCGGTCAGCCACGGGGTCAAGAAGGTGCTCATCCCGGCCCGTAACGCCCATGACCTGGACGAGATCCCCAAGGAACTCAGAAAACGCATCACGGTCAAGACCGTCGAAGCCATCGACGAGATCTGGCCGGAAGTGCGCTCCCTGAAAAGCGAGTAG
- the radC gene encoding RadC family protein, translating to MKEDTAHYLGHRERLRERLDNDPRALSDYEILELLLTYALPRKDTKSIAKEMISRFGSLGDALLADPGRIAEIPGLGEGAARFWRTLHECRARKACGSIARREKFSSPDQVRDMVCSRLGHLTKEEFWVILVDNQNRLISFERVFQGTVDQTAAYPREILELALRHHAGGLILVHNHPGGNPVPSSQDKALTETIARLADDLGLRLLDHIIVTAETYSSFRAQGLL from the coding sequence GTGAAAGAGGACACCGCCCACTATCTGGGGCACCGCGAACGTCTGCGCGAGCGTCTGGATAACGACCCCCGGGCCTTGTCCGATTATGAAATTCTGGAATTGCTGCTGACCTATGCCCTGCCCCGCAAGGACACCAAGTCCATCGCCAAGGAGATGATCTCCCGCTTCGGATCGCTTGGCGACGCGCTGCTCGCCGATCCCGGACGCATAGCCGAGATACCGGGCCTTGGCGAAGGCGCAGCCAGATTCTGGCGAACCCTGCACGAATGCCGCGCGCGCAAGGCCTGCGGTTCAATCGCCCGCAGAGAAAAATTCTCCTCCCCGGACCAGGTCCGGGACATGGTCTGCTCTCGCCTGGGGCATCTTACCAAGGAGGAATTCTGGGTCATCCTCGTCGACAACCAGAACAGGCTCATCTCCTTCGAACGCGTCTTTCAGGGCACCGTGGATCAAACCGCGGCCTACCCGCGAGAAATCCTTGAACTGGCCTTGCGCCACCATGCCGGCGGACTGATCCTGGTCCACAACCATCCCGGCGGCAACCCCGTCCCCTCCTCGCAGGACAAGGCCCTGACCGAGACCATTGCCCGCCTGGCTGATGACCTCGGCCTGCGCCTGCTCGACCACATCATCGTGACCGCCGAGACCTACTCCAGCTTCCGCGCCCAAGGCCTGCTCTGA
- a CDS encoding DNA polymerase III subunit delta, translated as MTRQGFSFLVCADPELLKDRVGELLEGHGFAVRTFWGDEELSGRFWQTLTVPSMMGPPNAVVLRRAQDQNDEFWSRMGALLAMARPSVWPIFCLEGEWKSGKSTVPKTVSKGKYWDAAQKRGWVWEHPGLSRATIGQELDRFAARHGLTYAHGVKKILAESLPLSTIALRNELEKILLLAGPEKSIQPEHLAALDAEEAFDLFAFLRSLQTPAGRQKAWDRLLNDPAMAGGDMVFPVSSLMLREARQLWQLLHGEDGKVQLYPSLKTEKKRLAQRLGPARISRFWDIVLQADTDIKTGRLKPAQAMENLVKEAQRLW; from the coding sequence ATGACCAGACAGGGATTTTCCTTTCTCGTCTGCGCGGACCCCGAGCTTCTCAAAGACCGCGTGGGCGAACTTCTCGAAGGCCATGGCTTTGCCGTCCGCACCTTTTGGGGAGACGAAGAGCTTTCGGGTCGCTTCTGGCAAACCCTGACCGTTCCCTCCATGATGGGGCCGCCCAACGCCGTGGTCCTGCGTCGGGCGCAGGACCAGAATGACGAATTCTGGTCCCGCATGGGAGCCCTCCTGGCCATGGCCAGGCCTTCGGTCTGGCCCATTTTCTGTCTTGAAGGCGAATGGAAATCCGGCAAATCCACTGTGCCAAAGACCGTGAGCAAGGGCAAATATTGGGACGCCGCGCAAAAAAGGGGCTGGGTTTGGGAACATCCCGGACTTTCACGCGCCACCATCGGCCAGGAGCTGGATCGTTTCGCCGCACGCCACGGGCTGACCTACGCCCATGGCGTCAAAAAAATCCTGGCCGAATCCCTGCCGCTCAGCACCATCGCCCTGCGCAACGAGCTGGAAAAAATTCTGCTCCTGGCCGGCCCGGAAAAATCAATCCAGCCGGAACACCTCGCAGCCCTTGATGCCGAAGAGGCTTTTGATCTGTTCGCCTTTCTGCGCTCCCTGCAGACTCCCGCCGGTCGCCAGAAGGCCTGGGACCGACTCCTGAACGATCCCGCCATGGCCGGCGGCGACATGGTCTTCCCGGTCTCCTCGCTCATGCTGCGCGAAGCCCGTCAACTCTGGCAGCTTCTGCACGGGGAAGACGGCAAGGTGCAACTCTATCCAAGCCTGAAGACGGAAAAGAAACGCCTGGCCCAGCGTCTGGGACCTGCGCGCATCAGCCGTTTCTGGGATATCGTGCTGCAGGCCGACACGGACATCAAAACCGGGCGGCTAAAGCCCGCTCAGGCCATGGAGAACCTGGTCAAGGAAGCCCAGCGCCTGTGGTGA